The region ACTCACTTGCACGAATTGACCATGTTAGTCATGGCAGAGATAGGAATATTTTCAACGGAGGCCGAGCCAGTCGGCAAATTCAGCCCCACACTCACTGTCTCTGACTTCCCATCATAAAGTACACTCTCTAGGTTAGGGCTATGTCCAGAGCAGCACAGAGGAAGTGAGGCAAAGGTGGTTAGGAACAAAGGAGGATGCATGTTGAGTTGGACAAGATTGTGCTCTGTTCTACTGTCACTGAACAAGGATGCTTTATAGATTTGTGCATGAGAAGCCCAATCAAACTTTAACATGCCATGCCTATAAGTAgtgatgcgtacctaaaccccggacctgatccggactggacctaacgtttaggttcaagtccaaaaaaatctATCGCTTATGTATAGTTATACTCCCTTTTTGTTTTAAGCCatcataaaccttccttagatcatgaaatttgcaatgaaaaaaatatgaaaatattgctgtATTTGTCTTTTATAACTGAActcttgtgtttactactgattGTAAATAATTTCGCAtaaatagttttcaaattgcatgtaagaaatacacatgtatgccaatttttgtaacaggaaaaaaaatattttagcacacatatgccatgggttcagatCCGGagttataagtccggacctgaacctaaacccctggatctgaatccggacctgaacctgaatacGGGTTTAGGTTCATACCACTACCTATAAGTATAATTGTTTTTGCACATATGGAGAAAGGTTGGTAGGGACATTGTTGAAAAAAGGTGCAGTACCAAACATCAAGTATGAAAGCcgccaaaaatattttgaaatgtataAGATCATAACCATTTCTTTGAATGTACAAAGGTATGTAAGGGAAACTTCTATGAATCAATCCTTGTATTTCTTATAGTCTGCATAAGAATATGCCACATGTAGCTGTACACAAGGCTGGATGGAAGCAGCATGTTCCACACACACGCTGGACTCACACAAACCTTGAATGGCTGCTTTACAATGCTGTGTAATGGTGTTAGAAAGCagaaagcatacatgtactacaaacagAAGAACTGAGCAAGTACCTTGAAGCTGATTTGGGAATGTTGGTTGGCAAACGGCCCCCGCACAACATAGTGTAGTACTGCAGCATgggaataaataaataaaattacaATTACATGTTGTATTAACATGGCTGTAAAGGAGGAACAGCTCAGCCCAAAGTCAGATAATAATTCAGGTACAATACACTCACATCATCACTCTGGTAGAAGAGTGGCAGGAAGGTGTTTTCCAACAGTCCATAGGCATGCTCATACGCACTGGAAAAAGATGTTGAACATATTTACTCGGCATCATCTGTGACTATTAGACATTTAACATTCAAACTATAGAATTAAAGTATTGTAAGATGGAAGTACAGCAATACTGCTAATAGGAGAATGAAAAGCCATGGTTTGGTCATAATTTGGTCATACTACTTAAGGCATCATGATCATCTATGACTATTAGAAATTCAACATTCAAGCTATAGAATTAAAGTATTGTAAGATGGAAGTACAGCAATATTGCTGATAGGAGAATGAAAAGCCATGGTTTGGTCATAATTTGGTCATACTACTAGGCATCATCTATGACTATTAGAAATTCAACATtcaagctatagaattacatttTTGTAAGATGGAAGTTCAGCTATACTGCTGATGGGGGAATGGAAAGCCATGGTTTGGTCACGTGTTGTTGTCTGCTTACCTGAAAAGAGGGGTACTTGTTCTCAGCCTAGTCACACCTTCTGGTGGTCCCTCCACAACTACAGGTTTAAGGACGGATATGTCATCAGTTTTAAAAGGCTTAATGGCATGGATAAAGATTTATCAAACAAAGGAAGCAAAACATATACAGTATTCACTGACATCAGCAGTTGACATGTCTTCCACTACAATAATCTATTATTATCATGACTAAGAATTCTGTAGTCTTGCTGCTGGTGTATTCatcattatgtcatacctgggctgcaaaaacgttcgatacgggtgttcccgACCGTGaaataattttccgtatcacacagggttctaagttgtatcacacaggcttccataaaatatttagaatgcatttcgagtgtgccTGTTGCGTTgccgttgaaaatttgaatacctgattcggaggttggaatcaatgttgttacagtattttgtttgaggacacaaaactccctcaacttctggcacattccgcattgaaatgtgtgctgtctcgggtgggtatgacataaataaaatacaacatggtgtattcagcatcaccctcggtcccagccctcccgtgggTCGGATCGTACCCGCGGTCGAGCTGGTACctagggtgatacggaatacgctgtgttgtattctatatatattgcACCATGTAGATCTCGGACCACTTGAATAATCTACAAGTACTAACTTGACTTAATCTCTGCCGTAACGTCAGCAGGAAACTGGATCTTGTCCACAGCATCAGACTTGAAGTACATCTCATAGATCATCTTGGCCTCCTGGTGCAGGTCGATCTTCTGCTGGTCAGTCATGTCAGGGTTAAGACTCCTCCTGTTGAAGTCCTCTGGATGGAAAGAAGGTTTTTACACATTCTTATTACAGTGGATGCATTGGTTTGATGAAAATAATGTGTGAATCCTACTTTGGGACCATGAATGAGGCTGGCTGACAAAACCTCATTTAGATAGTACACATTTAAAGGAAACACACAAGTATGAGAACGAAAGGTACTGCTGCAGATGATGGCATACtgaccaacagacagacagaactGCAGCACATGCACAGATGCCTCGTCCTTTAGGAACTGCATGAAGCGGAACAGTGTGGTCTGGTTGTTCATGATGTCTGGTAGGTCCAGTCTTAGAGCCTGGGAAAGAGCAGGATGAAAAGGGCAACTTGTTTACTACATCTTTGCATGCTTTTAATATGTGTGTAtctagatacattttgtacatgatttGTCAACAGTACATGTAATGGTTCATCTTTAACAACCGGACTCCAggtaaagatttaaaaaacatCTACTCATACCTACAatgaggagggcctgcatggggggtcccaacAATGCTCTACGCTGAATTTGGAGGGCCGGCTATGCATTACGCTAATTTCAGGTGgcctctctacgctctacgctaaatgcTGAAGCTTTCCAGTGCATAAAGCAGGACACAAAAACATATGGTTCAAACTAACTACATCGCATCAATGTACAGCAAACTTGCCATGTAGATCTACTTGTTATAGATTTCTACAAGTATTATCATATCTAAAAAAAGAGAGGATCATACAGATTCAGTGGGAGCCTGTCTGGGCTGGCTGAAGTGAGCGAGCAGATCTACATCATGAGAGGGAGGTTCTGTGGCCACTGCCATCTGTGAACATTCGAAGGAaaattaaggccacaccaatttaatttcttggttaacggatttttatttttgaaaaaaaaaaaatttcgacaaaaaaaattcatgaaaacagaaggctggcccagccttctgtttgtttttatgaattttttttttctaattttttttttttttcaaaaataaaaatccgttaaccaagaaattaaattggtgtggcctaaggctttGACCCACAAAACATGAATTGCATTAGGGAGCAACATTTAAGTTATTAGATAATTTTATCATGCAgtaaaaaacacaaaagtaaAATAGTTTAAAAAATAGGCATATTACTTACTGGAGTTTCATCAAGGAAGATCAGCATCAAGTTGTTCACAAAGTCCTGcaacagaagaaaaacatgAGTTTTTATTCATTCTACCCCTTGATTCCATAGCACAACTTCATTGTCTTGCCAAAACATATTTGACAGGAAAGGGTCCACACAACACACTTACAGGATCAGCTATCTTGTCAATGGCTGGCATCAAGACAGAGGCTGACATCAACTCCCTCAGCAAGGCACACAGGCTCCTGTAAAGTAAGCAAAATCAAAGCAAATCTCAAAATGCATTAAGCACTGAAATATTataacaaacatataaaaacaaatgctGCAGCACTACAATATCAATGTAACAATGAAATACTGTGAATAGCATGTTAAGGATGACAGAACTAAAAACCTACTTGCACTTGAGTGACCTTGCGGGGAGAATGTAGGGGAAGATTTCCCCTGACAGGTGGCGGAGGTACTGCAGCTCCGTGCGTCTGCTGTTCATGACACAGTGAAGTTCTGAGCCGTACAGCTCTAATGTGGCCTTCTCTAGATCAGCTCCTGGTTGGGCTAATACAGGTAAAAAATGTTGCAAAGGTAAGCAATATGGTTCAAGGAAACTTTATCaagttatcatcaaaatttttgtaCTGGTTTTCGGACCATTTAATACAGACAATGGGTAACTCTTAAGACTAAGTGCGTTccttaatcttctccctgcagTTTGCCAATCATCAATTATATCGTTTACAGTAGAAAGTGTCATGCAGACAGTCAAGGATAGTTCAACCAGTCCACTCACCTGACTCCATGGCCCGGACATACTTGTCCAGGTGGCTCATGGCAGCTTTTATCAGCTTGTTAACAATGAAGGTAGGGAGGTCCGTCTAAAAGGGATATAACACAAATCACATTAACACAGTAATTCAAGTACAGGTAAAATGCActacttttcatcatcatcatatcgggcggcttgcccggactaaggtttctctctccctccaggcgtcacggtctgccattagttggtctagatcttcagacctcacccctacatccccagcaagttggtctatgtaggtccgtcggggtcgcccaacacaggagtgcccatgagttggtgcccagagcaggagttcaCTTACAAATTATCTTATCTACTTTTAACATTCCTATACGGATGGCAAAAAATGTCCACTACAcaaagatgctacatgtatttcagtgaGAAGCTAGTTACCTTCTTGACCCTCCTTATCAGACAGGATAGGATGAATCTCAGGCTGACCCTCATTTCATCCACAAATGCCTCGTCTGTGCTCAGGTCTCTGCAAATGGTTAACAACAGTCTGGTGTAAGGATTGTGGTACAATAATAACCaaaggcagggctcgaaattcatttttggaaataggtgcactggtgcacccaacccaaaaaattaggtgcacagaaagaattttgggtgcaccacatagaataaagttgaatgtcagcaaaacataattaaaaAATTAacactcttaagaacttcaatctgtaattctacagcTAACGTTAAGATTtaaaacaagtgatacatcagtATAACAATAGtttatattgctatttctgatacttacatttcaagactaTTCTGTATACTTAATGTACAATAGAGCCTTTATcctatagcttacaaaaatatctaggtgcactggtgcacccacagtcaaaaattaggtgcacagctctaattttgggtgcacacaggtgcacatgcacccagtatttcaagccctgaaagGTGAATGGAAATCATCAAGCAGGGAATTGCTTTGCCAATGACATTTGCAAGCAGCATGGTTGTACTTACCTGTACCAGGTGTACACAAAGTCCCTCAAAACCAGCTCCAGAAACtgaaacatgacaaaacacaacatttcttaaTATACAATCAGGAAAACAATCAATGCTCAAATGtattgttaacgttacatacaccaGTGATAAAACAAAGACAATAGCAACCACATCTCTTTCTATTACAATATCAAATTTTAGAACAAGCAAAACTTTTTACATGAAACGTGAACAATTTCATCATGTGGGAATATTGCTGACCTCAGACAATGCCATGTCCACTTTTTCTGTCACCTTCAAGTTGGTCCACGGCTGAAGGTCAAGTATGGACAGACCAGGCCTGGGTAGAATGATAGCACAGAGAATGTCAGGATGCAAGGACTTGGATTTATCATGGTAAAATATTTCTGAACTTTAATGTGTAGATCTTTGAAATTACATTCACGTTCACAGCTTCATAGCCTGTATCTGTCAGCTTACTCTGCTAGCCTATGGTATGATATATGTAtctagggccacaccaatttaatttcttggttaacagattttttttaaaaattctagcacacaaaaaatcatgaaaatagaaggctggggtgaaaacttgcacctgacacTGTTCACTCgatgaaattgtgtgcaccaaagtacaaactttcctctgagattctgttttcctgttgattttccaatctagcatttttttttaaattctgttaaccaagaaattaaaatggtgtggcctaatgtgtaCTGTAGATCTTTGAAATAACATTCACATTCACAGCTTGATAGCCTTTATCTATCTGGCAGCTTACTCTGCTAGTATGATACATGAAATGTAATtaggaatttaaaaaaaggtccAGGTATTACCTGTGCCTAGCACATCTAGGGTCCCCACACACAGGGCAGCTTTTTCTCAGAGCCTCTCTCTCTAGCTCATCCAACACTGGCTGCAGGGGATGGAACAAATATCAATGGTCTGGCTTTTGGTTTGAATGTTCACAAATATCTTTTTGCTCAAATAGAGAACACACAAGCTTTGTACATGTTGGACAATGAtagaacaaaaattaaacaattaGGACACCAACTAGTATTCTAAATAATGGACAACAAAATgcagtcatgatttttaatgtGTATAATATGACATAATGTTATATGGATATAAGCCCAACACTTGACATTCACCATTCTACAAAAAGTCACCCTCCTGagagcagagcccctatcgctcgattcgttagctcaCTCGcataggggccctgctcttaagccccggtagacacggtgcTGACGACGttgccaccaaaacagcttcagccaatcagagggtctgcttaggacgctgggaagctatcaaccaatcaggacaggtctcacatcgttactttaggttcagaacaaattaaccgccaaattgtgccaaataagtaCAGCTCATTAATtagtcatgagcaactgtcagcaACGTTGCCAGAACTGTGTCTACCGAGGCTAAAGAGTAGGGCCCCTACGCGACCaagctaacgaatcgagcgataggggctccgCTTCAGGAGGGTGCAAAAATTATGTGCCATCTGACAAAAACAGCTGAATGTGGAATAACGTACCTCTTTCTTGCGGTTGTACATGATGAGAAAATTGGGCATCATGTTTTTGCTTCTTCTGTAAAAGAGAGACCAAAATGATGCATGCATAAAACTGCTATTCTTGTCAAATCAATaatctgtgaaaatgaaactgaCAAGGACTCTACTCTCCATATTGCAGCACATATTTGAAATAAGCACTGCTAGGTACTGTGTAAGagctgcacatacatgtacatgtacctaaagtTATAGTACAGGTACTGGTaaaggtacacaggtttaggtacaggttggGACGCAAGTACACTATACCAGTACACAGGTCTACACTACGTGACCTTTGTAACCAAATTAAGCAGTTGTTTTCCATATTACGTGTATCAAACACTTACCCAAAAAACATGTAGCTAAGTACCATTCCGCCCACAAACGACCAGAAGATCATGAAGATATGTGCATAGCTGTGGAAGAGAGAAGCACAATCATATTAGCATAGATCTATCATACATATTTTTGCCTTACTAATATTACTCATGATTAGCCACTCTCCCACTGATAGGTAATTACTGACCAATAGCATGCCACCTTAATTGTAAGTGGAAATAAATGTCAGCCTCAAGTCAAGTCCCAGCTGGTCCATCTGACATGCTCATGGCTGCCTAAAAATAAAATCCACACGAGGAAAGGGTAAGACAGAACTTAGAATAGAGCTTTACCTACTTGtatctttatttcaaattttcatgagtATTTGTTGTTACCTGTGTATTGTGACTGTAATTGTAAAGAAATCAAAGCACCTTCATGTGTTTCTAACATGCTGTGTTATCGGCTTATCCTCGcatgtttttttgtgctttttccTGAACCAGCCAAATGGATTGTTATATATTACCTGACAGTTGGTTCATCACTAGCTGTTACTTGAATATCACAAATTCTGTTAAAAGAGTTTtgaaatctacatgtagatgatacAACTTGTGAAATGTTAACTATCTACTGACAGTATACTGTCCTTCATATGGGGCACAAATCTTTCTGATCTTCCGTGCACAAACCTTACCAAGTCTTTAGCATGcctgaaaaaaatgcataacTTCATGATCAAACCAGGTAAAATCATGATGATGCACATGCATGGACAGCAAAGATCCAATGCTCACGTATatcaatacaaaacaaagaTACCTAGAGGACACCCACTCCGGTATGGCACCACTTCAGGTTGGCGTcgaagacaaaaaaacacaaaatgtctgGCATTATATAACTATTCTGGCATCCATTCAAACATTGTCAGTAAGAAGTTAGATCTAATTAAAAAATTATATTGTACATTTCTTTCACTTTAACTTTTTGCTAGCATATAGTATTCACTAAGTTGTGCACTAAAGGTACATCTTAGATTCCTTTAGATTATCAAACATAGTTTCACAGAGGTTGTTGATAGTTGATAAATTGAAGGTTATAGATACACTGGATTTAGATCTGGGTGGTTTAGGTGCTTTTCTAAAGACTTATACTAATATAGTTTAATATAACAACCAATGGGGTACTGAAAATTGTATGCAAAGGGAAAGAATTAAGTGTGTATCTAAAGCGTACATGACATTTGAATTATCTCTCTATCTTACCTCCTTTGCTTTGATACACATTCATTCATAGTAATGTCACCTTGAAAACATCTTCTACGTGACATCTGATGaattattataaataaaaaatcatacATCTAAATTTTAATGATGTAAGCATTTTGTGTCTTATCAAACAACATAGAATGATCCGTGATCTCCAAACATCATTTCAAAACGCTTTATGAAATGTCCCCAGTCCATGATAAACCTAGCATCTGCCAGATTGGACATCCATATATGATGGGCGTGGAAGCATCAAAAGTATACCGGTGAGCAACATCACCTTTATTTCGTCAATCGCTAGGTTTATGCAGCTTACAGCGATGAATCTAGAAGATGTCAGAGATACACGACTTCATAACGTAAGTGTGTTTACCTGTACATGATGACTGTGGCCAGGAAGAGCACGGCCCCGGCCGCAGAAAATCTAGAGTGGCGACGGAACAGATCCATCATAACACCGATCGCCATCTTGGCCCAGCTGAAGAGGGGTAAACCGTTGTTTGTCCTTCAAGCGTGCGAGGATTTCGTCAAAGGGAACTGACCCAAAGTTAGACTATCGCTATGGGCATTGATAACGACGAATTTGGATTAAGATAGGATGTTTACGGTAtactttattattattattattttttgccTTAGAAACTGCAATATTAGTTTCATATCTAATGGTTTGCCCCTAAATTTCCCCAGGTACGGGTTGTGATATGCATCACAACGCCAAACGTGTTTTTCAAAGTAATAACTGCAGCTATTGTGTGAAATTGTAATCTTATAAATAATTCATtataataaaaaacattatttcattACCATATTAGGGAAGAGTTGCTTTTTATTTGCATAGCTAAATTGAATTGTACATTTTAGGAATTGTTCGTGTTGCTGCTGTCTAATCAGCTGGACTGTGGAATGTGATGAGGAGGAGGGGCGTGTGCGAGCATGGAGGACGAAACTGAAAcatttcagcatctttttgtGCAGCTTACAACGTTTCTTGGACAGTATAGATGGCTGCTAGATGCCTATGTTTGCGAGTTCTTCACCGAGAAACACTGGGGCAAGATACCGGAGTCTTGGCGGAGTGTTTTACATGGCATTGCCCCACAAGGTAACGGTCCAACAAAGCAACATTCTAGGGGGAATTATGGCATTCCAAtttgggccaataatacatgcatccctatggggaagttgacagaaattaggggtcattatctcaggaaccaaagatcctgaccaagaaaacttaccctcaaattttTACCagttctgtagactgtcatctatcagaattacgagaacttctat is a window of Branchiostoma lanceolatum isolate klBraLanc5 chromosome 8, klBraLanc5.hap2, whole genome shotgun sequence DNA encoding:
- the LOC136440950 gene encoding sorting nexin-14-like isoform X3 — protein: MAIGVMMDLFRRHSRFSAAGAVLFLATVIMYSYAHIFMIFWSFVGGMVLSYMFFGRSKNMMPNFLIMYNRKKEPVLDELEREALRKSCPVCGDPRCARHRPGLSILDLQPWTNLKVTEKVDMALSEFLELVLRDFVYTWYRDLSTDEAFVDEMRVSLRFILSCLIRRVKKTDLPTFIVNKLIKAAMSHLDKYVRAMESAQPGADLEKATLELYGSELHCVMNSRRTELQYLRHLSGEIFPYILPARSLKCKSLCALLRELMSASVLMPAIDKIADPDFVNNLMLIFLDETPMAVATEPPSHDVDLLAHFSQPRQAPTESALRLDLPDIMNNQTTLFRFMQFLKDEASVHVLQFCLSVEDFNRRSLNPDMTDQQKIDLHQEAKMIYEMYFKSDAVDKIQFPADVTAEIKSIVEGPPEGVTRLRTSTPLFSAYEHAYGLLENTFLPLFYQSDDYYTMLCGGRLPTNIPKSASSPNLESVLYDGKSETVSVGLNLPTGSASVENIPISAMTNMVNSCKSAGKKGMEPFAAVSKFGNRLKGMLRSNTGDVDDRLLALYDDQEDQTPDTSPMEPYEEEIEDEIESEFIPKDLSAWRVAIPRAESRYENGKQYYVYIISVQRIDIREGETSGPSGWETTRRYNEFYVLENKLTEFHGETLLEDCCLPTKRIQLTKPSQEFVDSKIAIFEKWLQMLLTKPALRGSELVHSFLSPGPEFETRLLMDVNIGKMLKSVPNKLTKEKGQHLEPFLHAFLASTETTKPRQSNPEVIEESPKDKMERKISYPIYGNNAAGLVSIHNTEPEGLQVRGLHGAADFLLYIARTVYKVPTWFHHVAMAARIVGKHALEGYLDSYLAGKIEQVKQEHQVVGLIHLLRDVLFFDNDPPRTDEDKRVRGEETLKEMKAFLPKLFVMVIGAEKQHIGTKTIFDALQKPRLNKQLGFVLLDLAILEFFPEIQDLSDTQQTGK
- the LOC136440950 gene encoding sorting nexin-14-like isoform X2, with the protein product MAIGVMMDLFRRHSRFSAAGAVLFLATVIMYSGAIPEWVSSSYAHIFMIFWSFVGGMVLSYMFFGRSKNMMPNFLIMYNRKKEPVLDELEREALRKSCPVCGDPRCARHRPGLSILDLQPWTNLKVTEKVDMALSEFLELVLRDFVYTWYRDLSTDEAFVDEMRVSLRFILSCLIRRVKKTDLPTFIVNKLIKAAMSHLDKYVRAMESAQPGADLEKATLELYGSELHCVMNSRRTELQYLRHLSGEIFPYILPARSLKCKSLCALLRELMSASVLMPAIDKIADPDFVNNLMLIFLDETPMAVATEPPSHDVDLLAHFSQPRQAPTESALRLDLPDIMNNQTTLFRFMQFLKDEASVHVLQFCLSVEDFNRRSLNPDMTDQQKIDLHQEAKMIYEMYFKSDAVDKIQFPADVTAEIKSIVEGPPEGVTRLRTSTPLFSAYEHAYGLLENTFLPLFYQSDDYYTMLCGGRLPTNIPKSASSPNLESVLYDGKSETVSVGLNLPTGSASVENIPISAMTNMVNSCKSAGKKGMEPFAAVSKFGNRLKGMLRSNTVDDRLLALYDDQEDQTPDTSPMEPYEEEIEDEIESEFIPKDLSAWRVAIPRAESRYENGKQYYVYIISVQRIDIREGETSGPSGWETTRRYNEFYVLENKLTEFHGETLLEDCCLPTKRIQLTKPSQEFVDSKIAIFEKWLQMLLTKPALRGSELVHSFLSPGPEFETRLLMDVNIGKMLKSVPNKLTKEKGQHLEPFLHAFLASTETTKPRQSNPEVIEESPKDKMERKISYPIYGNNAAGLVSIHNTEPEGLQVRGLHGAADFLLYIARTVYKVPTWFHHVAMAARIVGKHALEGYLDSYLAGKIEQVKQEHQVVGLIHLLRDVLFFDNDPPRTDEDKRVRGEETLKEMKAFLPKLFVMVIGAEKQHIGTKTIFDALQKPRLNKQLGFVLLDLAILEFFPEIQDLSDTQQTGK
- the LOC136440950 gene encoding sorting nexin-14-like isoform X4; this translates as MAIGVMMDLFRRHSRFSAAGAVLFLATVIMYSGAIPEWVSSSYAHIFMIFWSFVGGMVLSYMFFGRSKNMMPNFLIMYNRKKEPVLDELEREALRKSCPVCGDPRCARHRPGLSILDLQPWTNLKVTEKVDMALSEFLELVLRDFVYTWYRDLSTDEAFVDEMRVSLRFILSCLIRRVKKTDLPTFIVNKLIKAAMSHLDKYVRAMESAQPGADLEKATLELYGSELHCVMNSRRTELQYLRHLSGEIFPYILPARSLKCKSLCALLRELMSASVLMPAIDKIADPDFVNNLMLIFLDETPMAVATEPPSHDVDLLAHFSQPRQAPTESALRLDLPDIMNNQTTLFRFMQFLKDEASVHVLQFCLSVEDFNRRSLNPDMTDQQKIDLHQEAKMIYEMYFKSDAVDKIQFPADVTAEIKSIVEGPPEGVTRLRTSTPLFSAYEHAYGLLENTFLPLFYQSDDYYTMLCGGRLPTNIPKSASRSAGKKGMEPFAAVSKFGNRLKGMLRSNTGDVDDRLLALYDDQEDQTPDTSPMEPYEEEIEDEIESEFIPKDLSAWRVAIPRAESRYENGKQYYVYIISVQRIDIREGETSGPSGWETTRRYNEFYVLENKLTEFHGETLLEDCCLPTKRIQLTKPSQEFVDSKIAIFEKWLQMLLTKPALRGSELVHSFLSPGPEFETRLLMDVNIGKMLKSVPNKLTKEKGQHLEPFLHAFLASTETTKPRQSNPEVIEESPKDKMERKISYPIYGNNAAGLVSIHNTEPEGLQVRGLHGAADFLLYIARTVYKVPTWFHHVAMAARIVGKHALEGYLDSYLAGKIEQVKQEHQVVGLIHLLRDVLFFDNDPPRTDEDKRVRGEETLKEMKAFLPKLFVMVIGAEKQHIGTKTIFDALQKPRLNKQLGFVLLDLAILEFFPEIQDLSDTQQTGK
- the LOC136440950 gene encoding sorting nexin-14-like isoform X1, with protein sequence MAIGVMMDLFRRHSRFSAAGAVLFLATVIMYSGAIPEWVSSSYAHIFMIFWSFVGGMVLSYMFFGRSKNMMPNFLIMYNRKKEPVLDELEREALRKSCPVCGDPRCARHRPGLSILDLQPWTNLKVTEKVDMALSEFLELVLRDFVYTWYRDLSTDEAFVDEMRVSLRFILSCLIRRVKKTDLPTFIVNKLIKAAMSHLDKYVRAMESAQPGADLEKATLELYGSELHCVMNSRRTELQYLRHLSGEIFPYILPARSLKCKSLCALLRELMSASVLMPAIDKIADPDFVNNLMLIFLDETPMAVATEPPSHDVDLLAHFSQPRQAPTESALRLDLPDIMNNQTTLFRFMQFLKDEASVHVLQFCLSVEDFNRRSLNPDMTDQQKIDLHQEAKMIYEMYFKSDAVDKIQFPADVTAEIKSIVEGPPEGVTRLRTSTPLFSAYEHAYGLLENTFLPLFYQSDDYYTMLCGGRLPTNIPKSASSPNLESVLYDGKSETVSVGLNLPTGSASVENIPISAMTNMVNSCKSAGKKGMEPFAAVSKFGNRLKGMLRSNTGDVDDRLLALYDDQEDQTPDTSPMEPYEEEIEDEIESEFIPKDLSAWRVAIPRAESRYENGKQYYVYIISVQRIDIREGETSGPSGWETTRRYNEFYVLENKLTEFHGETLLEDCCLPTKRIQLTKPSQEFVDSKIAIFEKWLQMLLTKPALRGSELVHSFLSPGPEFETRLLMDVNIGKMLKSVPNKLTKEKGQHLEPFLHAFLASTETTKPRQSNPEVIEESPKDKMERKISYPIYGNNAAGLVSIHNTEPEGLQVRGLHGAADFLLYIARTVYKVPTWFHHVAMAARIVGKHALEGYLDSYLAGKIEQVKQEHQVVGLIHLLRDVLFFDNDPPRTDEDKRVRGEETLKEMKAFLPKLFVMVIGAEKQHIGTKTIFDALQKPRLNKQLGFVLLDLAILEFFPEIQDLSDTQQTGK
- the LOC136440950 gene encoding sorting nexin-14-like isoform X5: MAIGVMMDLFRRHSRFSAAGAVLFLATVIMYSGAIPEWVSSSYAHIFMIFWSFVGGMVLSYMFFGRSKNMMPNFLIMYNRKKEPVLDELEREALRKSCPVCGDPRCARHRPGLSILDLQPWTNLKVTEKVDMALSEFLELVLRDFVYTWYRDLSTDEAFVDEMRVSLRFILSCLIRRVKKTDLPTFIVNKLIKAAMSHLDKYVRAMESAQPGADLEKATLELYGSELHCVMNSRRTELQYLRHLSGEIFPYILPARSLKCKSLCALLRELMSASVLMPAIDKIADPDFVNNLMLIFLDETPMAVATEPPSHDVDLLAHFSQPRQAPTESALRLDLPDIMNNQTTLFRFMQFLKDEASVHVLQFCLSVEDFNRRSLNPDMTDQQKIDLHQEAKMIYEMYFKSDAVDKIQFPADVTAEIKSIVEGPPEGVTRLRTSTPLFSAYEHAYGLLENTFLPLFYQSDDYYTMLCGGRLPTNIPKSASRSAGKKGMEPFAAVSKFGNRLKGMLRSNTVDDRLLALYDDQEDQTPDTSPMEPYEEEIEDEIESEFIPKDLSAWRVAIPRAESRYENGKQYYVYIISVQRIDIREGETSGPSGWETTRRYNEFYVLENKLTEFHGETLLEDCCLPTKRIQLTKPSQEFVDSKIAIFEKWLQMLLTKPALRGSELVHSFLSPGPEFETRLLMDVNIGKMLKSVPNKLTKEKGQHLEPFLHAFLASTETTKPRQSNPEVIEESPKDKMERKISYPIYGNNAAGLVSIHNTEPEGLQVRGLHGAADFLLYIARTVYKVPTWFHHVAMAARIVGKHALEGYLDSYLAGKIEQVKQEHQVVGLIHLLRDVLFFDNDPPRTDEDKRVRGEETLKEMKAFLPKLFVMVIGAEKQHIGTKTIFDALQKPRLNKQLGFVLLDLAILEFFPEIQDLSDTQQTGK